From one Triticum urartu cultivar G1812 chromosome 3, Tu2.1, whole genome shotgun sequence genomic stretch:
- the LOC125548146 gene encoding E3 ubiquitin-protein ligase ATL41-like: protein MSSYIASFEPGEAVAPCCSTTTLLSALAASVACCFFLVVIFLCLRFLHLRRTRTRHHGAQPLQGQGQAQQPKHGLDAATIALFPSFPYRRDRSASAPDECAVCLRVVDEGETVRQLPSCKHLFHQECVDVWLLSNASCPVCRGKVERAAGADQRERAAASAAVVPIEMMDDETLSPSPSTSLEPSAPERPGWFGGRASGSRSGQETDLERQ from the coding sequence ATGTCCTCATACATCGCGTCGTTCGAGCCCGGAGAGGCCGTGGCCCCGTGCTGCAGCACAACCACGCTGCTCAGCGCGTTGGCGGCATCCGTCGCCTGCTGCTTCTTCCTCGTCGTCATCTTCCTCTGCCTGCGCTTCCTCCACCTTCGCCGCACCAGGACGCGGCACCACGGCGCACAGCCCCTGCAAGGGCAGGGCCAGGCCCAGCAGCCCAAGCACGGCCTCGACGCCGCCACCATCGCGCTCTTCCCGTCTTTCCCGTACCGGCGGGACCGCTCGGCGTCGGCGCCGGACGAGTGCGCCGTGTGCCTCAGGGTCGTCGACGAGGGGGAGACGGTGAGGCAGCTCCCGAGCTGCAAGCACCTGTTCCATCAGGAGTGCGTCGACGTGTGGCTCCTGTCCAACGCGTCGTGCCCGGTCTGCCGTGGGAAGGTCGAGCGGGCCGCGGGCGCCGATCAGCGCGAGAGAGCCGCGGCATCAGCGGCCGTCGTGCCAATCGAGATGATGGACGATGAAACGCTGTCTCCATCGCCGTCGACGTCGTTAGAGCCGTCCGCGCCGGAGCGGCCGGGCTGGTTTGGCGGGCGAGCCTCCGGCTCCCGCTCCGGCCAGGAAACGGACTTGGAGCGGCAATAG